The sequence ATCTAGTATCATAAAAGAAGGAACACTGGTTTCAGTATGAAGCACTAAATCAGAATTAGTCACAACCttgatttcttatttatttattctttttttttttgtgcaaatgctACACACGGTTTCAGCTGaaatttactcattttgtttGCAATCTGCGATCACCATGGCAGCAGCGTTTGGCATCAGGAAAGCCCATCTGTTGAGCAGCGATGGATGAAAGGTTTGAGGAGCCAGCTCAGATTGAGCAGTTCTTTTTTTAGCTGTCCCACATTACTGCTTCATTTATGTTTCAGTTGATTTAGTGGTTCAATTATAATTAATACTCCTTAATGAGCTGTATCTGTTGCATCaccaatatttgttttttctgctgtttgacaAAGCAGCAGTTTGCATCGCTCTGCTAGAAGATTTTCCGCTTTTCCCCCCCACAAGTCTTACAATTCCTTAAAGGATTATTCACaccagttttaaacattttacattttgtgatgtCACGGCCACAGCTTCCAGTGTACTTTGAACACAAAGTACATTTAAACTCACTTTCAGGGGTATGACTGTAATACTACATCTGTCCTTGTCTGCTTGTCTCATAAATCAGGTGAAATCTGTCCTCCggcattaactttttttttttttttggtagtaTATCGTTTTAttctcacaaaaaaagcaatagtGACATATTTTCTCAAGGATAAATGTGAACCGGTGTTAGAATTCACATTTGCATTAATTCATACTCAAGGCAGGATGTTTCAGTGAGAGCAGAGTGAGTGGGGTGAAAAGTAGCTGCGCGGACacttttataaattaataatcTTCAGTTGAAAATTTGCAGAGGTTCCATTCGGAATACAAATTATGAATGCATTATTGAATGGCAAATTGAATTCTGCGCTCGCGATGAAGTCGgtataaatatttcagcttcGTGAAGGTTTATCATTGGCTTTTGGCTACTTGTGGTAAATGACCCGTCCTCGtatagcgctttatcaagtccagaggacccccaaagcgcttcacactacattcagtcacacacacacactgatggtggtaagctacaggattgtagccacagctgctctggggcagtctgacagaggCGCCACTGGGCCCTCTGACCGCCATCAGCAGCCAAAGTGGGTGAAGTGTTTTGCCCAGGGACACAATGACTGAGACAAACCCACCTTCGTTGAAATCTGTGTGACTGGGGGGAATCTGAACTTGTTGAAAAAGATTCATTACCTTGCTGTCGTCATTATTTTGTCTGAGTAATTTACATGGACTACAACTCTCACGCCTGACAAAGTTTATATTGTAAAcgtatgttttattaaatggaaGCTGGTGGCTTTTAATAgtctttttttctgatattgttTATAATTCTGATATTATTCAGCCCCTTTTTGCTCCTATATTTTCTTTCAGGTGGTTCCAGCGTTTGGGCCATCACTCCAGAGGAGAGAGGGAAGCACGATAAACAGTTTGACACCCTCGCACCGATCCTCGGCTACATCTCTGGTAGGCTGCTCTAACACAAAGGTCCAACACGTTGATCAGATAAAACAGTATGTCCGCTGTCAGCTAAAGTGACCCTGGCTTATCTCTTCATGAATCCTGCTGGGATCTTTTTGCATCAGCCGGTATTCCTTCATAAGTTTATTAGATACAGATAAAATCTCACCTCTTACATAGAAGCTGTCCCCCACTCGCTCCCCCTCTGCAGAACATCCTAAGTAACGcttcaaaaagcacaaaaaagaatCTGATGAAGTTACTCAGCCCCTGAGCTCCCAGGATGCTAGACTGATGTAATCTGATGCTATCAGCGAGAAGTTGGCTCAACGTTTCGTTTCACGTCTCCCAGAAGACCATCTGATACGGACACCAAAAGGCAGAAATGAGAGCTGtgttcagagtaaaaaaaaaaaaaaacaggggcCCCACGCTGTTTTTGAAAAGTCTGGAATTCCCCTCGTTCTTTTTCTAAGGGACAGAAGTGCATACAGTTTTAATGAATGCAGTAGTTTTACACtgattcattttcagtttgcagGTGTCACCACATCCGATGctaattttagtgtttttaatgatttgtgCTGTGCGTTTTTACTttgctgaaacaaaataaagttggaGGAATCCACAAATGAGCTTTAAAGGATCCACAATTAGTCCAGCATCCTTCATTTCATATAGAttgggttttttaaaatctagTTTAATCTAGTTAATCCAGATGCTGCAAAGGTAGTGGGCTTTAtatcatccattcatccataaATCCATTGCAGGTTCGTTGAGGAGTAAGAGGCTTTGAGATCGCCACTCCATCATAGTGGGCCTATACCAATCTGTAATAATTAAAAGTTTGATCAGGGTTGTTTTATTATGTATGGAAACTACAGACTACAAGGCTCAACTACTTGCAAAGCAGCTTTAAAGTTACTAGTCAAATGTagtgaaatttgtaaaaattgtagaaacaattttttgtgaaaatttaagtCTGGAATTAGGCAATCCAGCAGCTCCTGGATAAAGAGGCCTCTTTTGTATTAGGTAATAACGTTGTGGCTTAAACTACTTTTACATCTCATAAAAGATCTGTATCAGATTCCCCATCTCTCTGAGTCATTGTTGTTTGTCCACAGGGGAGCAAGCGAGGAAATTCTTTCTCCAGTCCGGCCTGCCGCCTTCTGTCTTGGCGGAGATCTGGTAACAAAAAATTCTGTAAATCGTCCATCAgaactcttctttttttttttaggctaaTGCAACTGGGTCAGTGGGTCCAGGCTTTGTGTTTGGCCGGTGTCAGTTTAGTTCTTCGAGTTGTTTTTGACTTCCTGTTGAGAGCTCATTTCCTTCGCTGCCCGCCACACCTAgtaaactgtgtgtgtgcatgtgcgcgcgcgcgtgtgtgtgtgtgtgtgtatgtgggtgGGGCGGCGGCGTGGGTGCAGGGACAGTATTGAGTGTACTCTGTAatcagaaatgtgtgtgtgtatgtgcttgttgtttttgtgtaaagaaAGATGTTGCTGGAATTCAATCCCACTAGCGCCTTGTTCCTTGTGTGACTTGCCTTTTCTATTGTCTCTCCAAAGGGGGAAACAAACCCCAGGAATAAACAGCTCGCTGGACTCTATGCACCAGTTTTACCGGTTTCACTCCTACAGGAACCTGGCTGACATGGACAGTGACGGGAAGATGGACAGACTGGAGTTTTCCATCGCTATGAAGCTTATTAAACTTACCCTTCAGGGCAGGAACTTGCCGTCATCCTTGCCGGTTACCATGAAGCAACCTCCGACTTTAAACAGCGGCTCAAACATGTCCTCTTCGGCACGGTTTGGTAATATTCTCGAATCTTGCACCGTGTCTGAGTTTCACCTCGATTACCtgtaaaaaagagagaaaaaaaacatacaacatgACTCACTTTAACATGTAACCTCCGTCCACCGTGACATTTCACGATGTCCGCATGTTTACCCGTGTGCTTCCTTTGTGTAGGAATGGGATCCATGCCAAACCTGTCAGTCGGTCTTTCATCCATGCCAACTATTTCCACCATGCCCGTTCTAACACCCATGCCAGCTAATCGTCCTTTAACCTCTGTGCAACCCCTGGTGCCAGTGCCAATGGCCCTGCCCTTGATCACCTCGTTCGGGAACTCTGGGCTCCCCAATGGCACTGTCAGCCTCCTCACCCCGCCGCTTGTTGCCAGCAACGCAGGTTGGTTCTACACTAGAACCATTCAGATCGTACTCTCGGACAAATCAAAGTTATGCTGATTAGTAGTGACTCAAATTTGACTCCAGGGTTGTACATCCAAAATATTGGGATGTGTCAtctatttattcaattaatCTTATCGGATTTAGAGTGTGCAGTATCTTATTTGTGAACAGCTCTGGAGACGTGGGCCAGTTACCAGTAGTATGGTGTAACACGGTTTTGAAATGTTACCACTTTAAAAACGCTTATACTGATGCCCCTCTCCTACCTGTTGCTGCGCACTGCCAGTCCACTGATTGGAATAAGgcaataacaatttttttctctcggttacaaaatgacaatttagaacaaaaattaaagttgtatgttttccttttcaatacgtagtgtttttactttgatcaaagtgtcaaaatgaAAGTAACCTTGACATAATGAAATGTAACACAATTTCAGCAACAGTAGCAATAATTGTTACTTTTCTGTTCTTAGTCAAAACAATTAGAcggtgtagttttttttgtttttcaagtaaTGGCTTATGGTAGATACCCTAGCCAGGGCTAAAGCTAGCTGAACAGTAGTCTTAAATGTACAATAAGTACAGAAAACAATGTTGACAGCGAGACTAACATCAGTGTTGTTGAGGGTTTAATGAAGATTaatctccactttttttttttttattcttgtatgaCATAGCTTTAGCAGCCTAGCACAGATTTCTGCTACATGACTTTACACAAGCTGCAGTTTAAGTCTACCATGAACCACTGCTTCACACGTCTTGGAAATCACACTAGTCCGGTGGCTGATGCTATGTAAGGCTAAAACAAAGTCACATCTGAACTGTATTGGAAGTATGATTACATAAAATTGATTCCCGCTCATCAATTGGGTTCCCGCTCATCATTTGGGGATGTTTCCTTTTAACACAGCATAAAACAGTTTGCGGGTAACAAGTTGGTAAGTTGGTAAAGTCCTTTAGAATCTACGTGTTTCATAATATGTTTGCAATaaacctaaaacaggaaaacacaaacactgttaGATATTTGACAATATACTTTAAgcaatttagtttttattgtgataatttGCAATGAATAAATGACACACCAACAGTGTTGCACTTGTTCAGATCATGCTGCCCTACATAACACAGTTTGCTACTTGGTCTAAGAACAAGGCCTTCCTAAAAACAGTTTAGAGAaagctgtgtttatttatttattttttacttctcaTGTGTCTCCTTTTGTTAAtctctcatatttttttttacaattttcccAATTATATAACCAGACTGTCTGAGAATTTACTACATTAGATAATTTAggccactgtctctttaaagtGGTGCTGAAATCagttgtgaaaatgtatttatttttgagctACAATCACCTTTCTGTGTGAGCTCTGTGTACTCATCAGtctataaaatacaaaaagataaGATTAGATGTGCTCAAAAGTCGAGGACAACTGTAGTTAAGAAAGCTTCCAGGTTATTTTATTCTACTTTATTGAACATGCATTCTCTTTATCTGactttaaatgtcattattgAAACATTATCTTGatatttggtttcttttttccaaactaaaaataaactgccCGATATACAGGTACTCCGATGTCGGGCTTTTCGTCCCCTGTGGCTTTTTCCCCATCTCCGGGTGTGTCAAAAGCCAACTCTCTTTTGGACCTTGGATCCAGCAGGTAtgcctattttatttatttatttatttatttatttatttatttatttatttatttattttacagtaccATTAATCTCTATGACTGTGTGCAGTGgtcaaactgaaacacaaatatAGAATCAAATGCACCATATCTATGAAAGATTTTGTAGTCCCACCTATGCACCAAATTTGCATTTTCTCATCATGGGCATTAATTTCAGGCATTCAGAGATAAATTGGAACTATTCCAGATGGATTGATTATAGAAAACTTGTGAATTTCAAAACGATCTGGGTGTGCACATTCAAATTTATGTaggatttttacatttacaagaaacaaaagtttgaaatgtaTCACCCTATGTGTAATAAGCCTATGTAAAGTATGAGttacactttctgaaatgagatTTTCAACAAAACTTTTGAGACATACTTGTATTTACCgcttattattttaatctcaaaTTATTATCTCAACAATGTTTCCACTGCAGAATGTCTGACTTCGACTTTACATATTTAAGGCGAGATAAAATACAGCAACAGCTACTTGCCAACTTCTGGCCTTTTTGTGAAACATCTAATCTCTCCCTAGAACGGGCgtagtgaaaaaagaaaagaaaagaaaagaaaagaaagacgaCGCTAGGATGGATAAAGGTTTTGTGCTAACCCAGATTCTTCGTGGCTATCTTGTAACCAAGCGACTCCTCCTGGCATTTTTGCATGGGTTCAAAGAATGGATAGAAATGGGATCTTCACTAATTTCACAGCTTCGAATAACATGATGTCTCTACAACCTCAAGCGTAGGCGGCAGGCTGTACGTAAGGTGCAAGtgtgcagggggaaaaaaatacaagctaATTCATGTTTACCTCTTTCTGTATTACAAATCAAGTTTTCATAACACTGCATAATACGAAAACACATTTGTGGATATCCTGGATCtacttttttactgttttctcaaAGAATGCATTGGTTACCAAAGAAATTTTAGACTCAGTAATTTTCTCTGTTCCCCTCCCTGATTTGACCAGTGACCAGTATGTCActgctgaaggttttttttttaagtcagacatttgttgtgaatttgcTCTATATCAGTAAGctgaatttaattcagtttgtgCTTTACTTTAGTAATGTTTTAAACCGTCATTCTTGTAAAATTCCTCTCTAGCTTAgtaagagcaaaataaaaagcaacaggGACCCTGTCGTTTAAAAGTTATTGTTTGGATTGAAGCAGAAACCGCtgaatttcaatttattttgtcttcacTTGACAACGTGCAATATTATAAAAttgtcctcttttctttttccacagttcaaaCTCTTCCTCCACCACATCACTGGCCAGCAGCTCTCCAAAAATGGGTTCTGGCGACTGGGCCGTTCCACAGGCGTCCAGACTCAAGTACCGTCAGCAGTTCAACACACTCGACAAACTCATGAGTGGCTACCTGTCAGGTCGGTCCAactaaaaaaacccaaaggtCTTGGTGTCACTTGGTTGCTCATAAGTGGTCTAGAATGTTACACAGATACATATTTTATCCAAGCtcacattttatgtatttagtgtgttttctttgtttttttttactttgcaggaCCTCAGGTTAGAAATGCGCTGATGGCATCAAACTTGACCCAAACTCAACTGGCTACCATTTGGTACGtgtgatgtgtgtttttcttttctaattccTGCCTGGCGTCGTTTCATCTTTAAAGTTCAATTTCTATTTTCTGGCATTGCTATTTTCACTatttagtcaaatttatttctctctgtgttaaaacaaacaagctggTTAAAGCAGCATGAAAGAAATTGTCTTAagtttccttccttccttcggAGGTTGGGTTGGACGATTTGGAtcagatttttctgcaaaacCATCGTATCTCAAACATAAACTTGTAAAGTTCGCTAACTTCTGGTTGGATTTATAACTTTGCGGCTTTGCTCAGATTTGACTGCATTTGAGATTTTTGGCAGCAAACACTGCgggcgtttaaaaaaaaaagcgccTTTAGAGAACGTTTCTGTTAAGTGCAGTGGGGGGTCTATGATGCTGCGAGACCGTCTCTCTTTCAAATGATTGATTATATGTTACATGCGTAAGTTAAGGAAATACTTTACAATTATGTGTCATGTGTGCATAGGAGCCTGGCAGATGTTGATAAGGATGGTCAGCTGCGGGCTGAGGAGTTCATACTGGCTATGCACCTGGTGGACATGGCGAAGACTGGACATCCACTTCCCCTCACTCTGCCTCAGGACCTGATACCCCCCTCCCTCAGGTTAGCACAGTgggtttggtttgaatgtgcacaaacaaacagcttAATGCAGCAAACAAGGCTCGTCTTTTCATTTCAGAGGAGGAATTAAGTCCGGTGAGCTTCTCAATGGTACAGGACCCTACATAAGTCCAAGTTTAATGGACACAACAGAGATTGAACCTCCTCAGAAGAACAAGAGCAGTGGTGCGGCACTCTTCAcggtttatgttttttttttttattttatcttctcTGGTCTCGTCACCTCTCTGGTTCTCGTCCCCCTCAGTGTCCTACGAGGACAAGCTCAAGGAGAACTTTGCGCGCGGCAGTGCCGAGCTGGAGAAAAGGCGGCTGgctctggaggaggagcagaggaaggagagggAGCGCCGGGATCGGGAGGAGCGGGAGGCCCAAGAGCGGCGGGAGAGGGAGGCCAGGGAGCTGGAGAACAGGAggaggctggaggaggagaggcggaTGGAGCGGCAGAGAGAGATGGAAaggcagagggaggaggagaggctgaGGGAGCTGGAGAGGAAGGAGGCGAGTGGGAGCCGCGTTCAGACGGACGAGCGTCGAGATGTCTCCTTCTTCCGCTCACCACCCGTTGTTGTACATTCAGGCGGCCAAGCAGGAGATGGAGCGCCAGAGGAGGGATGAGTGGGAGCGAGCGAAGAGAGAGGAGCTGGGACGGAGAAAAGAGGCGGAGCAAGAGGAGATCGTTCGACTTAGGGCGAGGAAGAAGAGCCTCGAGTTAGAGCTGGAGGCAGTGGTGAGGCTGCGCTGATGTTGACGTATAAAACCTCTGCTGGTCAAATCTGGTCAGTTTGACACCAAGTTGATTGTTTGTCAGGGCAACAAGCACAAGCAGATCTCAGACCGTCTCCGTGACGCGCAGAGCAAGAGGCGGATCCAGAAGGCCGAGGTGGACCTCATCAACCAGAAGAGAGACGCCCGAATCGCTGAGATCAACACTCTTCAGCTTGAGTTCGAGGTCCAAACTTTTCTCTCCGGCCTCTCCCAGCTCTACTCTTCTTTCGGTAAAGCTTGTAAATAACACTATTGTTATCAGGAATGGCAGAGGAAGCTGTCACAGCTTGTCCCGGAGCAACAGCGACTGTCTGAGAAGCTGCGAAACATCAGCCTGAAGAAACTGCCCCGTGAGTCAGACGGCCACAACATCCAAACACGGCACAGGGCTTGGCTTAATTGtctcatgaactctgacctgtgCTACGCAGTGGCCGCTTTGACGTCCCTCGCCGGGAGCGCCGCCGAGTCGAGCGGGAACTGCCGCCGTCTCAAAGATCAGCTGGACATCCTGGAAAAGGAAACGACAGACAAACTGACCCAGATGGAGCAGTACAACAAGGAGCTGAAGGTCAGTGGTCGGCGCACCGAGCTGAAGACTCTTCGCTCAGGTTCGACCAGTCCACTCAGATGTTAGCACATTTCTcaaagaaatctaaaaatagatgctacttttttatttgcatcacgCAGGAAAACCATCCTTGCTATTATTGCGGGCAGTTTTGTGAGgaaaataatgttgtttttttttaagtaattgaCGTTTCTCAGAGAGGTATTTGTGTTTCCCTGTCACTGCATTGcagttgccaaaaaaaaaaagactgcaagATTCTATTATATTCTTTCATAATTGCCTCAATAAATACCACAGCATATTATGATAAAAGTTTAAGTCAATATTGCCCTTCCTtactctgctgtttgtttgtttttttttcttgcatcacTCTCATGCGTTGCTGGATTCATTAAGATTAGCTACACAGATTTGCGCATCCTTCCTGTTCATTGccaggtttaaatgttttacctcGTTTGTTTAATTGCAAATTGTGTTCTTTCTTTCCCGTATTTCCCACCACATTGACTGAGAAACGGTAGATTAAGAAAAGAAGCCTCTCGAgttaaagggggaaaaaaaacaaacagctgaataAGACTTTGCGGCACGGAAAAATCTcgtaattatttttaagaacTTGCCGACTCAGAAGAAGTAGGGCCCTTTCAAATGTTTATGTAATTCTCAGACTTGCAGCAAGCATCAAAAATCGTCATCCTCCCTCTGTTCGGTTTGACGTAACGATTTCTTGACTGCTGTTGGAGCTTTTAactctttgtcttcttctttctcttctttgctGCCACACCTGGATCTTTCTGTACTtcacgttttttgtttttttttcaatgttccATCTTTCCACTTCCTCAATCTTTTCTCATATCCTccttgaaattgtgtttttccatcttttattGGATTCACCCCATTTACTATCCTTCGCTTTCACCGCCTCTGTCCACTTTtctcctctattttttttatcgttCCGACTTTTTTACTGCATAGCTTGGGGATATGGATGACTGCCTCCTGCGAGGCCTCCTCTCCCTGCTGGCCTGCCTCAGCcagctcttcctcctcatcaaGGTCATCCCTCATCCTTTCTTTGCCTCCCACTCTATTATCTTTTTTGGCAACCCctctgagctgttttttttttctcagacatcTTCACCTCCTGTGTTCTCTCCCGCCACAATCTTTACTCTTTTCCCATTTTCATCCAACGataacatgttttttccccccttgtaAACAGGATGTTTCCTCAGGGTAAAACACACGTACACACGCACCATGTTAAATTTGCTCCCTTTCTGTTCTAGAACTCATACGTATCCACACACAGCACATCCAAAATGTCTGCATGTCATTTTAAGTTTCCAAGTGAACATCAGTGTATGATGGCTTGTAAATTCAGAATGTTAGTGGAGTTTTTTTACGTTGTCCTGAGAGAAATCCTGATGCTCTTGCCTGCACCAGGAGCTGCGGGAGAAGCAGACGAAGCAGCAGGCCGTCCTGGATGACCTGCACAGAATCAAAGAGGAGAAGCTGAGGGAGCTGCAGAAACGCAGGGAGGAGGAGAGCGAgcggaggaggagagaggaagcaGAAGCAGCAAGGTGCATCTCTTAAATCAGTCCCTCCCCCCGTCTGCGTCTCTCGTGTGAAACCGTGCGTTTTGTCACCTAAGCCAGAGAAAACACCGTTTTCGTTCTTGCAGGCTGGcgaagctggaggaggagaagtgCGAGCAGGAGCGGAGAGAACAGGagaagagggagagggaggaggaggaggcacgGCAGAGGAGGCTCCAGGAGGAGCAGAGGGCCaggcagagggaggaggaggagagggaggcgCAGGCTCGCCTCCGAGCGGCTCAGGAGAAGgcgcaggaggaggagaggagacggAGGGACGAGGacgagaggaagaagagggagctggaagaggagatgaaacagaaggaaatggaggaggaaaagaggaagaaaggagaACCGGAGAGAGGAGCAGCCCAGCTGACCTCATACAGAGCCCTGTACTCCTTTCTCGCCCGCAACACAGATGAGCTGAGTATAGATGCAGACTGTGTCATAGAGGTGAGAGACGCGCACTCTGCTAAATAAGCTCTTCGCTCTGCCAGCAAAGTGTCCCGAGCAGCAGCTCAAGCCAAAACATAATCTACCCTCTGAGAGGTTTTCTCTCCTTTTGCGTCTTATTTTCTCCAAACACAGCATTGCTAATTCACCCCAAGAATCCACTACATCTTCCTGAAGGGTTTTTGTGGtagtgacaaaaaatatatatatttatttacttttcaccCAGTAATTTGTATTTTCAACAATGTCTTCACTGTAGCACGTCTGTGTGGCGGGTGCCCGAAACGCTAAAGCGTCTTGTGTTCATCGCCTGACCGTCAGCCTTTTAGCTTTGAATTACTGAGGTTAAAGTGCGTTTCTCGTGATGCAGGTGGACGAGCACACTGTCGGCGAACCCGGCTGGCTGTGTGGGAATTACCGAGGAAAAAGGGGCTGGTTCCCCCAGAGCTATGCAGAGAAATGTCCCACGCCTCCCACCTCTGAGACGGCCCCTGCCTCATCAAGTCTTCCTCCTCGAAACCCAAGGAAGTGAGAAGCAGCGAAATCCAATCGGTGCTGTTGGTCACACTTCTACTTCCTAAGTAGGAATGTGTGGCAGTCCCATTAGGCCTCAGTGATACCAGAGCGATCtctcctttcctgttttatctagAAACGCTGCCGTGGATGCCACAGAGGACAGCAGGGTTCCTCTGTTCTCAGTTGCTTCACAGGTGAGGCAAGCTTGACTAAGTTGTGTTTTAATCCCAGACACATCACTGTATTAATGCTGCTGTTGCACTGTTTCTTGTCATGCCTCACATTGGTgtatctgaaaatgtatttcacgTTTTTACGAAATACTGCAAGctgaaaaacatacacaaattattatttttttttcaatatttaaataaaagtctaTGCACAAAAATTAAGGTGGTCCAAGTGTTAAAGAATTACctgaatttatgaaaaaatagtGCCAACTCCCCTGCAATGTCAGACACTCCAAGCATCCAACATGGCCAAGTGTGTtaatcttcatcagtgcagatAGAGCTTCTGCATAGTTTAGCATGAGATTAAGTAAACTTGTTATTGGGTCATTGCTGTACATTTAAGTACACATACATTAGTACAtactgttttaatttaacaactACTTCACTTGGCTAGCATGTTAGTAGAGATGACAGCTCTTTAtgcaaacaaatgtgaaaagattcaaAAGGTATAAATACTTCTGCAGGGTGCCATAAATATTCTTTTTGGTTACATTAGTCATGATTAGTGACTTTAGCTGTCACTAATCATGGTCTCTCTGGGCTCCTGTATTTTGCCTCTCTAGTCCACGGTTCTCCTCGCCGCTCGAGCCGTCTCTTCGTGGTCGCCCGCTTCAGAAACTCACCTCAATTTCTCGCCGGACATGGGCGGAGCCCTGCTGAGCTTCTCGCAGGGCGACCTCATCAGCGTGCTCCAGCAGAGGGACGACTGGTGGCTGGGACAGCTCAACGGGGCGCGGGGATGGTTCCCAAAAAGCTACGTCACTCCGGAGCTGGGTGGCAACGCCGAGTACGAAGACGCGCACCGGAACACAGACTTAAGTGTAGCGTTGAAATGCAAACGATTGCCGGACTCTAATGAATGTGTTATTCTAACTGCAGCGTGGACACAACGGACACAAGTGTTCAGCTAGAAGGTGAGTTTCATTCATCATCCTGTCTGTTCAAAAgcgaaaaaaactaaataatcacAGCTGTGCCAGAATGCCTTTGTATGGACTCTTTATAGTTTGTTCTGATCAGAGTCTGTCTGAAATAGAGTATGTGGCCCTGTACACATACGAGAGCCCAGAGGCGGGCGACTTGACGTTTGACGAAGG is a genomic window of Poecilia reticulata strain Guanapo linkage group LG21, Guppy_female_1.0+MT, whole genome shotgun sequence containing:
- the itsn2a gene encoding intersectin-2a isoform X6, encoding MNGGSSVWAITPEERGKHDKQFDTLAPILGYISGEQARKFFLQSGLPPSVLAEIWNLADMDSDGKMDRLEFSIAMKLIKLTLQGRNLPSSLPVTMKQPPTLNSGSNMSSSARFGMGSMPNLSVGLSSMPTISTMPVLTPMPANRPLTSVQPLVPVPMALPLITSFGNSGLPNGTVSLLTPPLVASNAGTPMSGFSSPVAFSPSPGVSKANSLLDLGSSSSNSSSTTSLASSSPKMGSGDWAVPQASRLKYRQQFNTLDKLMSGYLSGPQVRNALMASNLTQTQLATIWSLADVDKDGQLRAEEFILAMHLVDMAKTGHPLPLTLPQDLIPPSLRGGIKSGELLNGTGPYISPSLMDTTEIEPPQKNKSSVSYEDKLKENFARGSAELEKRRLALEEEQRKERERRDREEREAQERREREARELENRRRLEEERRMERQREMERQREEERLRELERKEAAKQEMERQRRDEWERAKREELGRRKEAEQEEIVRLRARKKSLELELEAVGNKHKQISDRLRDAQSKRRIQKAEVDLINQKRDARIAEINTLQLEFEEWQRKLSQLVPEQQRLSEKLRNISLKKLPLAALTSLAGSAAESSGNCRRLKDQLDILEKETTDKLTQMEQYNKELKELREKQTKQQAVLDDLHRIKEEKLRELQKRREEESERRRREEAEAARLAKLEEEKCEQERREQEKREREEEEARQRRLQEEQRARQREEEEREAQARLRAAQEKAQEEERRRRDEDERKKRELEEEMKQKEMEEEKRKKGEPERGAAQLTSYRALYSFLARNTDELSIDADCVIEVDEHTVGEPGWLCGNYRGKRGWFPQSYAEKCPTPPTSETAPASSSLPPRNPRKNAAVDATEDSRVPLFSVASQSTVLLAARAVSSWSPASETHLNFSPDMGGALLSFSQGDLISVLQQRDDWWLGQLNGARGWFPKSYVTPELGGNADVDTTDTSVQLEEYVALYTYESPEAGDLTFDEGDVIMVTEREGEWWRGCVGDQTGLFPSNYVRPVEPEASKPGVSSKKPEIVQAVTATEAPTAYQLTLSPGQLIVVRAKNSTGWWLGELQARGKKRQKGWFHSSHVKLLGPSSTKTCLSPLPVCQVIAMYDYGAANQDELSFSKGQLINILDKTNPDWWKGETNGVTGLLPTNYVKMTTESDPSQQWCADLITLDTMTPQERKRQGYIHELFHTEETYVDDLELVLEVFHKPMSESGRLTEAEMATIFVNWRELIMCNTRLLNALRERKQTGGENMPVQLIGDLLASELAHMQPYVCFCSSQLNAAALLQAKTHSQPEFKDFLKKVATNYRCKGMPLSSFLLKPMQRLTRYPLLIKNILEHTPDGHEDREPLREALERAEELCSQVNEAVREKENADRLEWIQNHIQCEGPIEHLVFSSLTNCLGPRKLLHSGRLFKTKSSRELWSFLFNDFLLLTHSAKPFSSSGSEKLFSPKTNIQLKIYKTPLFLNEVLVKMPADPSSDEPLFHVSHIDRVYTLKTETLSERTAWVQKIKAASEHFIETEKKKREKAYQARSLKSSGIGRLLVTVIEAQELKACKPNGKSNPYCELTMGAQCYTSRPVLDTLNPKWNFNCQFFIKDIYQDVLSITVFEKDQFSPDDFLGRAEVPVATIKKDMESKGAATRRLLLHEVPTGEVSVKLDLQLYEATK